atccttcaccatctcctggagcttgctcaaattcatgttcattgtgctggtgatgccatccagccatctcaatctttcccagcatcagggtctttttccgtGATTCAGTTTttcgaatcaggtagccaaagtattagagcttcagctttagcatcagtccttccaatgaatattcaggactgatttcctttaggattaactggcttgatctccctgctgttcaagggactctcaaagagtcttctccatcagcacagttcaaaagcatcaattcttcgactgctaagccttctttatggtccaactctcacatccatccactggaaaaaaccatagctttgactataaggacctttttcagcagagtaatgtctctgctttataatatgctgtctaggtttgtcacagctttgcCATGCCCCAAatcaaaaactacaatgagctgtCACTTAACACTTGTCAGGATGGCTATTGTCAAAAACACAACAAATTTatgttggggaggatgtggaaaaaaggggcttactacactgttggtaggaatataaattgatgtagccaactatggaaaatagtgtggagcgtcctcaagaaattaaaaatagaactaccataagattcagcaatcccactccagaatacaggaagaagacaaaaacactaatttaaaaaggtATATACACCCCAACATTCAgacattatttacaacagctaagatatggaagcaacctaaactgaatggataaagatgtggtaggtacacgcatacatacacacaatgaaacATTACTCAACTATGGAAAACAATTAAACTCTGCCACGCACAACAAAATAGATAGACCTGGACAGTTTTATGcttaatgaagtaagtcagagacaggtactgtatattttcacttataagtggaatctaaaaaacaaaacaaagacttccctggtgattcagtggttaggaatttgCCTCCACATGcctctggggcaactaagcccaggtgtCACAAATGACTGAGCTCAAGCCGGGCAAATACTGAGGCGtggcgccctagagcctgtgctttgtaacaagagaagccacttcattGAGAAGCCAGGGCACCACaagaagacccaacacagccgtaaataagaaatttttttaaatgtttaaaaactagTAGAGAGGGGTGTGGGTGGAATCCgtaaaggggattaagaggtacaaactactaggtataaagtaagtgaaaaaaatgCAATGCACACAACAgggaatagagccaatatttCATACTAACTTTATGattgggattttcttttctttaaggttttttttttttttttttttttttggctgcaccgcatgcaggatcttagtttcctgaccaaggatggaacctgcgccCCCCTGAGGTGGAAGCACTTAGCCCAAAGTATTCCCTGAAGTATAACTTTAAGTGAAGTATAAtccataaaaatttaaacattatatTGTACACGTGAATctaacatcataaatcaactacacttcaatttttaaaagttcctatcctaaggataaaaataagaatttatcaTAACATAGACTGTAGGGGCAATTCATTCCAAAACAGCCTATCCGCATCTTTATTTAAAGcgtttaattaataaataagttaaaGTTCATGATGTAAAGGAACTAATAAGGTTTTGATAATATATAGACCACGTCATATGTTAAGAAACTGAAGACCAGAAGAAATAAGCGAACTAATTAAGATCAAAGTTGTCTGGTGACAGTACTGAGCTGAAACTTCGTCTCTGCCATTCTTAAGCTGAAGCGCTGCTTCCAAACGCTACCTGCCGCGTCTTTTACAAATGAGGTAATATGGTAAGAATAACTAGTAAAAATTCCAACACAAATTTAAGAGGTAGGACTGGAAAATGAGTTAAAGCCACCGTCGGGCTGCTATGCTTGGTTATATAAGCCACTTCATTTACGTCTCCTCAAGACTAAGCTCTTACTTGCAAAAGACAGAGGCCCCAAAACACCCTCAGTTCACTGCTCGGCTGACTCTCCCTTTCCCTATGGGGAAGGCAAGACGAGGTGAGAGGAGACCCCGCAGTCCGGGCTCCTCAGGTGATTCTACCCAAGCCTCGGAGACTTTTCACCCTTAGCTCTCCTGACGTTCCGGCGCAGGACTGAGGCTTGTCTGTCGAAGCGGCTCGAGGACCTCAACTTCTCCACCTAGGCCGCATAGGTTAGCCGGAAAACGTCTAGCGCAGGCAGCCACAACAGGGATGCAAACCAAACTCTAGTTTTCCTAGTTCTTTTTTGGCGCTTCTGTGACGCAAATTCCATCCGAAGCCGCGCAGAGATGTGAGGGGCGGGATGAAGGACAGCCAATCAAGGAGATCAGCCAGACGGAAGCCGCGAGGCTTCCGGAAGCCCTCCCGAGGTTCTGACCGGAAAGCGGAAGCGGCACGCAGCACGTGGGGGCGGTGCCGGTCGGAGGGCTTTGCGTCCCTTTAGGTTTTTGGAGGTGATCCTGCCGGCGGCAACGGCCTAAAGCCAGGGGCGGAGTGCGAGGAACTGGAGGGACGCTGCGGGGCTCTGAGACCCGCTGAGCATCATGGAGAGCTCTGAGGAGCAACCAGGCCCACAGCCACAATATCCCGGGAACCACTGCATCCGCGACGGCGACTTCGTGGTGCTGAAACGGGAAGATGTGTTTAAAGCAGTGCAAGTCCAGCGGAGAAAGTAAGTCAGGTCTCTGGCCTTAGGAGTTCTCCGCCCGCACCTTCTAGACATACTCTCTCACCGAGGTCCCGTTCTTGGTTCTCTGGATTCTCTATCTTCTCCCTTGTTATCTCCTCTCGGATCTTTCCACTGAGGACTTTGCCCCCAGGATCCCATCCTTGGCCCTCGGGATCACCCTCACGCCTCCTGTCTTCCAACAGAGCCGTGACCTTATTCCTGGTCCTCTATCTTAAGTATCTTACTTAATCTTTCCAGAGTCCTTTCCCAATTCTTGGCCCTCGCTCGGGTGCCCCGCCCCTCTTCAGCAAgccgcccccaccccacttcccacGTCCTGGGGTTCTTTCCTCAAGTGTTGGGTTCTTCTCTCTTGTCTTCTCACAGAACCCACCTTCCACCGTCTAATCTCATCCTTGCCTCCCAGAACCCCCTCATCACTATTTTGTGTTCTTGCAACCAataccttttttccccccagaatttctgattaGAAATATGTGTTTGCTTCCAAgtacataatttttataaagtgcTTATACTAgttaagcttttaaatttaagtatagCAGTACAGCCAAGTCCTTAGGTTATAAGTTCCATGAATGATTCCACAGTTACACAGCTGTATAATGACTGTACAGGTGaaactttggtttttctttcttgtattgtTCTTTTAAGTTGCTTTATCGCGAGATGTGGTTGGTTGAATGTGGGTCTTAAAAACATGCTCTTTTAGACTAGGCTTTTCATTCCCAAGGAGACAGACAGCAacatctttatttctaaaaagtatTCTTAAGACACATATTTTGCAACacattttatcagttttcttGGCAGAAGCATAGCTTTAGTTgccattttatttagaaaatgattcGGAACTCAACTGCATACCAGGGCAGACTCTCCCTTCACTCTTTCCACAGGTCTGCACTCGTCTGGTTGGGCACAAGCAATCCTGGCTCTGTGAGCACGTCTCACTCTTGCCCACATCCTTCTGACTAGGTCCCACTTACCTGACAGCGACCTCCTGTCAGGCCGGCCAGTTTGAGTGATGTACTCTTCTTTGCATGTCAGATCAGCTGCCAGAGGGTAAACCCAACCCATCTCAGACCCAGTGTTTCACTAGCACTGGACTACTCAAAGGATGAGGCAGGGGATGGCGCACAATCTAGCCTGAGCTGCGTTTCAGCTTCTCTGAGGGGATTCATGTCCACAAATATTTTGAGTGTCTATTATGTGTCAGTCACTAAGGACCCAGCAAAGAACACGAATTGGCCCTGTCTGAATACTTAGGATCTTGGAGAAATTCACTCAGATGATTCTAGTGAGGAGACTTGAAgatgtgcacatacacatacagagtTATGAAAAGGTTTAGAGCACCAGTAGAGACTTGTGATGCATCCAGGGGTCTAGAATGATGGGAAGCCTTTGGCCAGGGCGATGTGATGCCATCTGATTCTGTCATGGTCAGCCTCTCTGGGCACACAGGAAGAGAAGGTGTGGGATGAGGCACAAAAAACTAGTCAGTATATGTCTTTCAGAATTCAGAGTTCTATTGGTGTGGGCCATGTCCTGAAGCTAAACAGACTTCCTGAGATCCATTTATTCTTTGTTGGGTAGACTGTGTCATGTAGTGGAAAGAACCAGGCTTTGGGTTCAGGCAGatttggatttgaatcccagctcctaCTATGTAACTGCATCTTGGGCAAGACACTTTTCCTGAGCTTCAAGATTGCTCATCTGTTAAGAGTTATGTCCAGGATGACTGAATTGAGAATTAAATCAAAAAGTGTGAACCATCTGGCACATACTACCTAACCTCTGATCAACACTCAGCAGGTGTTATTTCTCATCTTTTGAAAGGAAAGTTTTTTTGGCTTTTGTGGGATGTCCTTTTTAAATTGTgctgtgcttcagtcatgtctgactctttgcaaccctatggacggtagcctgccaggctcctctgtccatgggattctccagcaagaatactggagtagggtgccatttccttctccaggggatcttccccacctagggatcaaactggtgtctcttaagtctcctgcaccagcagggtcagtttaccactagcgccacctgggaagcaaaatcTGGGTAGTGGGAAAAGCTAAAATTGCCTGGGCCTCAGTAGAGCCTTGTCGGTGTTAGGCATCACTTACAAATGTGTAAATGGTCAGTAATGTTTACAGGCAAATGTCATTTGGTTTTACTggataattttcaaagaaaatggcCATTTAGGCCAGGGTATTTGTTAAATCCCTGTTATCTCAATGATTGTTCAGTTTTGAGGTTTTCTTATGTTCAAGAGGTGTCACAGTATGTGTGTTAGTGGCACGGCGATCTTGGGAACACTTTATGCTACTTAGGAAATCTGAAATCTGCAAATTTGGACATCCCATCAGACAGTAAAAATTGGAGCCAGAACAATGCCTCGGAAAAGTAATGTCTTCTGTCCCTGTTTTTCATTccaaattctttgtttttgtgccttgtttgttaattttatctGCCCATAGCCCAGTTCTCTTTCGTTCATTTGTCAGTTCACGGTCAGAGATAATGCTGCCGATTATCCTTTAGGGAGAGTGATTATGAAGTAAACTAGGTCAAATATATCTTTCCAAAATTGAGTGCAGATGAGATTCAGCTTATTGATTGCATTTTCCCCCCCAGGAAAGTAACTTTTGAAAAACAGTGGTTCTATCTGGATAACGTCATTGGCCATAGTTATGGAACCACATTTGAAGTGACCAATGGAGGAAGTCTTCAGCctaagaagaagaaggaagagccTACTTCAGGTGCACTATACTACTTAGGATGAATGAAATAGATGCCCTTGAACTGTCCAGTCAGAAACCTGTCAACCTGAATTAATTCTGAAATGCTAGCCCAGGCTGTTCCCAAAGGAATCTGAACTCACAACCTCAGAACTGTAGCTCAGTAGAATGAATTAGGGTCTGCTTTTGGCTTTGAGATAACCTGGGTTCTGACTCCAGCCCATCATTAACCAGCCCTCTGACCTTGGGCCAGATATTTAATCCCAGGAATCCTTGCAACTTCAGTGTAAGAGGAGGTATAAAGCCCTGTTGGTGTCTAGAAGTTACCAGCTTTTGAGGTAGTTAGCATATAGGGAAGAGGATATGATGTCAGGTTTTTAATTCAACTGACTAGGTTTAAGTTTCAACTTCATCACTTAGCTTGTAACCTCGAGCTAGTTATTTGGTTTCTCTaagttttatctgtaaaataggaccACAACACATGTTTAGTGACCAAGCTATAGTGAGTATTCAATCATCTGACACATTGAAAGTTCTTAACAATGCCTTGCCTGTTAAAGTAACAGCCCCATGGGTTTAATATAATCATTAATTAAAATTGAATGcttaaatttttgttaaaataagtatacttaaaatattttattaataaaattattattaaaattaagtaattaaaataCTATTGAGATTCTGGTTCAAAccactttattaaatatttattaaatattacttctaaatattcatatttttattaagcATCAAATACATTCCAGGCATGATTAAACACTGCAGTTACAGCAGTTTGTTAGATAGACCATCCCATAAAATTTATTTAgcagtgaaattgttagtcactcagtcgtgtctgactctttgcaaccctatagactgtggaattctccaggtaagaatactatagtgggttgccatttcttcctccagaggatcttcctgacccagggattgaacctgggtctcccacattgagggcagattccttaccatctgagctaccagggatgcccacTTAGCCGTGGGAAATGCCAAAAATAATCAAGTAGACAAGCAAACAGCATAATTTCAGGTGGTGATGTGTGCTACGCAGATGATGGATCAGGGAGATGTACTGAAGGCTGATTGAATGAGGTATAAGACTTGGCTAAGATTGTGAGCTCAGCCCTGAGTGATGTAAAGAGGATCCACCCACTTGGAAACGTTGCAAGAGCATTCCAGGTGGAGGGAGAAGCAAATGCCAAATTCCCGCATTGTGACCACACTGCTGTGTCTGAGGAACATGAGGAAGTGGAGTGGCTGAGTACAGGGCTTAAGAAATGAGACCTGAAAAGGTAGCCGGGTACCAAATCATGTATAACCTTGCGGGGACCCTTTAAATTGCTACAGGAAGTCACTGTGTGGTTTTATGCATTGGAATAGATGAGccagtttgcattttaaaaagagaactctGCTATCCAGGTGGATTGTTAGGGGGCAAAAGTGGAAGCAAGAATATGAGTGAGAGGAATATTGTGACAAGAAAGGATAATGGATTGGGGTAGGGGCAGTggaattctttggaaaagaccctgatgctgaggaagattgaaagcaaaagaagagggcagcacaggatgagatagttagatagcatcaccgactcaatggacatgaatttgagcactctgggagatagtagaggacagaggaacctggtgggtacagtccatggggtcacaaagagtctgacacgacttagcaactgaacaacaacaagaagtagCACTGAAAGGCCAAATTTAAGTGGCTGATGGGCTGGATATAGATCTAAACTTAgaagaagaaagatttttaagtAATTTCAGATCATATATGTCATAGAGCAATTTTCTTCCTTAGAAACCAAAGAAGCGGGCACTGATAATCGAAATATAATTGATGATGGAAAATCTCAGAAACTTACTCAAGATGACATAAAAGCTTTAAAGGACAAAGGCATTAAAGGCGAGGTAAAATTCaaaggattttttgttttgttttcatttgttatttagGAAATTGCTTGCTTTTTAAAGCAGACTTTTCCTAAGGTAAGATGTAAAAATACAgtacatttctattaaaaatagctTGAAGTGTTTATGCAATTCAGTATGTCAAAGATTTTGTTTCTTATAGGCAGGAATGTAAGTGAATGACATTACTAATATTGTTAGCAAAAAGGAATTTGATAGCTTATTGCATCTTAGAGCTTGACTTTGTTCATTTTCAATAATGTTTTCAGCCAGTGTCTTCAGGACTGACAGTGTACTTTACCTCTTTTCTCCCTAAATTGTATATGTCTGTTCTTTTACTTTGATTTAAATGGAATTATAAGGTactaatattttaatacaaattctGGATAGagtataaaaatacaaagttCATCCATTTGGACTTCTGTGGAAAAGGGCCTGGAGAATCAGACTTTTGGATACATTCTGTGGTAAGAAACCTTTGAAGTTACCTGTGCTGTGAAAATAAAGTTTCAGGAAATCTGCTTGCTCCTTTTCTTATAGGAAATAGTTCAGCAATTAATTGAAAATAGTACAACATTCCGAGACAAGACAGAATTTGctcaagataaatatataaaaaagaagaaaaagaagtaagtaattatgcttttaaatggatggaaatacaaaatatttttatagatttataaaatgtattatttaaataaagtatttttaaactagctttttaaaactgatgttctgtttttcttcccccAGATATGAAGCCATGATTACTGTTGTGAAGCCGTCCACCCGCATTCTTTCAGTTATGTATTATGCAAGAGAACCTGGAAAAATTAAGTACGCTTTGTTTCCTTTCAAAAGTATAATTGGGGGAAAATATATCTTTAAGAAAGtcatgattttaaataaaatgaaaatcttgcTCATCTGCGTAAAGTATCCTCCTACTTCATAAATTGTAAGTCCTTTTTTACTATTGCCTCCAAAGCAATCAATAATCTTATCAACATCATTtttatgaaacaaacaaaacttgaaaaatgaTGGTTAAAATAGAAGACTTTGCTTAgctaaaaatgaatacattattcttttttccttagccACATGAGATATGATACACTCGCCCAGATGTTGACATTGGGAAATATCCGTGCTGGCAATAAAATGATTGTGATGGAGACATGTGCAGGCTTGGTGCTGGGTGCAATGATGGAACGAATGGGAGGTAAGATTTAATGTTTTCATGTTCATTAAAACCCCACCATGATTTGAGTAGAGAAGTCTAAAAAATTCAAACTCATGGAACGTGAGGTTGAGTTACTGGAAGTTAATGAAATGACTTGGGTGTGCCTGCACAGCTGCAGTCTCCGGGAGCTTCCTCCACAGTCCACGTCTCCCAGCCCGAGCTGTGTTGGCATCCCCGATGGCAGTGTCCTTCCCAGCTTCCATGTCAGTGGGAGTGGTTTTGAAGCCTGTGACTGGCTAGGACTTCAGGACAGTGATTTCAATGAACTCTAGGGTAGCTGGTGCTCATTTTATTGGCCTGAATTGAGGGGAGAGGATAGAGTGGGAAGAATACTAGGTATGTATTCtgtcctagaagaaaacaacacagCCTGATTTGCCTGCCCTTTCTCTGACCCTGTTGAAGATAAGAACTTTTAACTGTCTGTCTAAAGGTTGGCCCAGAGGGAAGCTGAGAGCCAGTCACCAATCGTGTGACATCCAAATTTGTAGGTTCACAAAGTGTGAGTGGGAGTACGCTTCTTTAAGACTTCCTGTGTACCTGTTTGGAATTGTGTAACCTCCATTGGGAAGATACATAGAGTCCAGATGGACCTCCCTGAGGAGCTACATCATCTTCAACCTCTGAACAGCATAAAGCAGAGAAACCTTCAGTCTCCATGACATGGCATACTCTGAGGGTTGCATAGTCAAGTCCCCTCCATTGAGCAGATGtctgtttcttttatcttttcaggTTTTGGCTCCATTATTCAGCTGTACCCTGGAGGTGGACCTGTTCGGGCAGCAACGGCATGTTTTGGATTTCCAAAATCTTTCCTCAGTGGTCTTTATGAATTCCCCCTCAACAAAGTGGACAGTCTCTTAAATGGAACATTTTCTGCCGAGATGTTGTCTTCAGAGCCGAAAGACAATGCTTCAGTTGAAGAAAGTAATGGCACACTGGAGGAAAAACAGACTTCTGAACAAGAGAATGAAGATAGCATAGCAGAAGCCCCAGAGAGCAATCACCCAGAAGAacaagaaacaatggaaattgtCTCTCAAGATCCAGACTATAAGGAGCCTAAAGAGAGTGGAAGTAAAAAGGATTATGTAAGAATGTTAAGAGTTCCCACTACCCTCATAATGTCTTCCCCAAGGCTTCAGTTAACTTCATGTAAGCCTTGAGATTTGATTTGACTTTAAGAGCATCAGCTCCCAAGATAATAAGtatcaaaacagagaaagagtgtgtgtgagtgtatacaTGTGTGATTTCATCTTTGGGATGGAACTTTAGGATACAGAAGCATTATATAGGTAGCTCCATGGTGGTTTTATAACAGCAGGGCTCTTATGTGTTTTCAACTTCCCTATAAATGATCTCCCTCT
This genomic interval from Cervus canadensis isolate Bull #8, Minnesota chromosome 10, ASM1932006v1, whole genome shotgun sequence contains the following:
- the TRMT6 gene encoding tRNA (adenine(58)-N(1))-methyltransferase non-catalytic subunit TRM6 isoform X1, yielding MESSEEQPGPQPQYPGNHCIRDGDFVVLKREDVFKAVQVQRRKKVTFEKQWFYLDNVIGHSYGTTFEVTNGGSLQPKKKKEEPTSETKEAGTDNRNIIDDGKSQKLTQDDIKALKDKGIKGEEIVQQLIENSTTFRDKTEFAQDKYIKKKKKKYEAMITVVKPSTRILSVMYYAREPGKINHMRYDTLAQMLTLGNIRAGNKMIVMETCAGLVLGAMMERMGGFGSIIQLYPGGGPVRAATACFGFPKSFLSGLYEFPLNKVDSLLNGTFSAEMLSSEPKDNASVEESNGTLEEKQTSEQENEDSIAEAPESNHPEEQETMEIVSQDPDYKEPKESGSKKDYIQEKQRRQEEQKKRHLEAAALLSERNADGLIVASRFHPTPLLLSLLDFVAPSRPFVVYCQYKEPLLECYTKLRERGGVINLRLSETWLRNYQVLPDRSHPKLLMSGGGGYLLSGFTVAMDNLKADPSLKSSTSTLESHKTEEPAAKKRKCPESDS
- the TRMT6 gene encoding tRNA (adenine(58)-N(1))-methyltransferase non-catalytic subunit TRM6 isoform X2, whose translation is MCLKQCKSSGEKTKEAGTDNRNIIDDGKSQKLTQDDIKALKDKGIKGEEIVQQLIENSTTFRDKTEFAQDKYIKKKKKKYEAMITVVKPSTRILSVMYYAREPGKINHMRYDTLAQMLTLGNIRAGNKMIVMETCAGLVLGAMMERMGGFGSIIQLYPGGGPVRAATACFGFPKSFLSGLYEFPLNKVDSLLNGTFSAEMLSSEPKDNASVEESNGTLEEKQTSEQENEDSIAEAPESNHPEEQETMEIVSQDPDYKEPKESGSKKDYIQEKQRRQEEQKKRHLEAAALLSERNADGLIVASRFHPTPLLLSLLDFVAPSRPFVVYCQYKEPLLECYTKLRERGGVINLRLSETWLRNYQVLPDRSHPKLLMSGGGGYLLSGFTVAMDNLKADPSLKSSTSTLESHKTEEPAAKKRKCPESDS
- the TRMT6 gene encoding tRNA (adenine(58)-N(1))-methyltransferase non-catalytic subunit TRM6 isoform X3, with amino-acid sequence MITVVKPSTRILSVMYYAREPGKINHMRYDTLAQMLTLGNIRAGNKMIVMETCAGLVLGAMMERMGGFGSIIQLYPGGGPVRAATACFGFPKSFLSGLYEFPLNKVDSLLNGTFSAEMLSSEPKDNASVEESNGTLEEKQTSEQENEDSIAEAPESNHPEEQETMEIVSQDPDYKEPKESGSKKDYIQEKQRRQEEQKKRHLEAAALLSERNADGLIVASRFHPTPLLLSLLDFVAPSRPFVVYCQYKEPLLECYTKLRERGGVINLRLSETWLRNYQVLPDRSHPKLLMSGGGGYLLSGFTVAMDNLKADPSLKSSTSTLESHKTEEPAAKKRKCPESDS